The genomic segment GAGGTTTGTTTGggccaaaaaacacaaagaatggaCATTAGACTGGTTGAAATCTGTGCTTTAGTCTTATAAGTCCAAAATTTGAACTCTTTGGCTCCACCCACAGTGTCTTTGTGCGACGCAGAAAAGGTGAAgggatggtctctacatgcgtGGTTCCCACCGTGAAATATGGaagaggaggtgtgatggtgtgggggtgctttgctggtgatACTGAtgggggatttattcaaaactgagcAATATGCCATCTCATCCGGTTTGCGTTTAGTTGGGCCATcgtttatttttcaacaggaaaatgacccaaaacacacctccaggctgtgtaggACTATTTGACCAAgtaggagagtgatggagtagCATCATGTCACCtgagtcacctgacctaaaccccatcaagatggtttgggatgagatggaccgcagagtgaaggcaaaagggccaacaagtgctcagcgtctctgggaactccttcaagactgttcgaaaaccatttcagatgactgcctcatgaagctcattgagagaatgccaagagtgtgcaacgcagtaatcaaagcaaagggtggctattttgaagaaacttttttgagttttttcacactttttgtttactgcataattccatatgtgttcattcatatttttgatgccttcagtgagaatcttaaaagtaaatagtcatgaaaataaagaaaaaccatgaaatgagaaggtgtgtccaaacttttgattGAGCTTACTTTTTAAAAGACAGAACTCTGCCACCATCTAGTGGTCAATAATATATATCACACAAAGAATTCATTGAAGAGAGTTGAGATCTGACACAAAGTAACAGAgatgaaatataaaaagcaaaaattgtTGACAAATTGAAtaccatggaaaaaaaaatgaacatattACCTTGAGCTTAACTGATGCCTCAAATCATCTCTGCTATAACACTGCTGAGTATACGGCCCGtcctgaaaaaaattaaaatcacagTAACTTTAATGGCGAAAGGCCACAAATGCAGATTTAACACAACACAGATTCGGGCTTCTGAACCACACTTGCAAATCAAGCTTATCGTACACTTTGGTGGGGAGAGGAATTTCTACGGAAATTGCCAAAGTTGAGATTTTCATCAAAGCATCGTTGATCGTTCACTGGATAACTGCCGTCATCAGAATATCCTCTTCCATCATGGTAATCGCGAGGACCTCCATACCACGGGTCATCATTAAATCTTCTGTCTAATTCCACTCCTGGCCGTGGCATATGGGACCTCTTTTCGACAATATTTACAACCCGCTGAACTGTCACCTGAAATAACAGCAGAACACATTTGACATTTCAGAGCATACTATCCTTAATACAGCATCGAACAGAATAACAGAAACATGTCTAAAGTTTCTGAGTGTCAAAAGACTTGGAAAGAACACTGACCTCCTAAAGAGTGGTCAAATACTCATCAACACACTATATACTGTGTCTACAAGACTATAGTAATGATAACATCATAAACACCAAAGATTTCAACTAATAAAATTCTTTTCACTAAATACAAATGAACTGGTCATGAAAAGCACATCCTCTCACCTCTCTTCCATCCACTGGTAGGAAGTGTTCTTCATATGCTTCTCTAATAAATGATTTTCGGCCATGTCGATATgccactgcaaaaaaacaacaacaacaaaacattaaattaaaaaaagaggattAAATAGCTGTTTATCAATATATATGCTATTATCACATTGCTCTACAGTCAgccaaaataaagacaacttttTAAAGAATGATCTTAATACATCGATGATCTCTCGTCATCAGTGGAAGAGATGTTCTACTCTTTATGTAAGGcaaggcaggaaaaaaaaggtttgatgATTACACACACGATTCTTTCACTACTCCTCTTAAACTCAGGGAACCCAGCCTGTAGACAACCCTTATTAAGTAGTGtgatatgaacaggatatagAAAACTGAAATGGATGCCTGATGATCTCTCAAACTATTCTAGCTAGAAAAACTAGACTACAAAATTCACTTCATGGTGTTTTGTGAGTTCTCAAAAGTGATGTTCTTGGCACAGACATCATTTCAAGCTTACTCTACAATATATGTCTGAAAACCACTCATATAAACATTTAGGGTGGTTATAGCTCAGGAGGCAGAGCGGGTCTTCTGCTAATCAAAACACTGGTGAAAATAGACTTTAAAGTCTAGACTGATTCATGCAAATGTTCATTACTTATGGATTagattttatggtttttatgACCAAAGGGATGACTTATCACATAATGAGAATTTGTATGGGCATGAATTGCTGAAGCCTGCAGCTGCCATGCACAAGTGTCtctcttgtctttttttaagaCTAGAGTGCTTAAATCCAGAGATCTGATGGCTTTAAATCACAACTTGAtgtttggcaaaatcccatctCATCAAACTAGAGGAAATAATGAAGGCATGTAAGTCAACACAGGGTGGCACTGTAAGTACTCTGGGATAGAACCCCAAGCTCAGCTCGAGCCTTTTGTGTGTGGAGTTTGCCTGCTCCCCCTTTACACCGGTATCCTGCCACAGTCAAAAGTCATCTGTTAAGTTAATTGGAGATTAGTAAATGTGGATATTAGAGTGTTTTGTTATCTGTAAATCTGTGTTAGTCCTATTATGCCTGGTGACCTGTTCAGAGTGTGCCCTGCCTCTCATCCTCTGTTAGCTGGGACAGGATCCAACCACCAGTGAAATGGTCAACGGTTTGATAAGAGGTTAAGAAAACGGATGAGAGTctacacagacagagacaaatAAATCCATCCTTGGAAACTTAAGAGATTGAGAAACGCATAACAATATTTCGCAGTCTCAAATGAACTTGCTCAGGGCACTGAAGACAGTAGAAGAGCCAAAAACGTTCCGTTATAAGCTCAGATCTGTATTATAATGTACCAGTAACGTGCCGAAAAGTTGCTATATTCACTTACTGCTAAAAGAATGTTTTTGGTTCTCCGTCTGGTATTTTCAAGATGTTTCAGCAGCGAATGATGAACctgtaagaaagaaaaaggtaTTTAGGGAAAGCAAACCATGCGTGACCACATCATAAGGCCATTTCTGTTAAATACTAAATACGTGACTCTGCCAGTTTTTTGTATTATGCTGCTCTAAATCAAGGACATAGCTGTTTTACCTATGTTATTACCaatgctagctagctaagctaacaCATGAGGGGAGGTCTTCAGAAACTCACCAAGTAGTGATTTCTATGTCTCTCACCGCGACGTCCACATTATAGAATCCTCCTGTCGCAAAAAGGCTcccataaataaatacaaattataCGAGAGTCCAGACTATTCAaaagtaaaaccaaaacaacccCAGCAACACTGCAAAGCAGCACCCTGCACTGATTCTTATTTTCTATTTTGAACGAATTTAATAACAACTTTCATGCCATCTCATAGCGCCACCTAGCGCGCCGGAGTAAACAAATCAGGATACAATTTACGTTATATACAGTATAATAAGCCTAGTCCTACATGATAACCGTCTTTAATGGTCAttgatttgttttattcttaaactctctgcagtgtttaataagaaaaatcatttaagcTATATTTTTTTACTAAAATAAGACTAAACCAAACCTGTGACTAAAGAGTGTTTACTTAAAATGATACTACCCTTCCTTGAGTTTAAAACAGCTCCTCTTCTTACAGTAACCTCCAAAATCTCATCCTTACCAAACCCTTATATTTGTTGTTGCAAATATAACCTTCAGGACCCTACTTTCAATTAAATCTTCATTTTCGTTTCATTGTTTTTTGAAAAGGGTTGTAAGTGTAAATGTGGATAAGTCCTAATGTTTTAAGGaaacagctttttgttttttttaactctgaAAGAGGGGACAATGGAAGGTCTCCCCTCAGTTGTTATTAtaatcatttttttaagtgttgAGTTTTGAAGAAACTACTGAGATATACATCTGGAATAatgtttattattgtgttgcTGCGGGAAACAAAATACGAGATGTATTACTTCACTTCAATACAGCTGCTTTCATTTTGcctgaaaaatgaaatatgaaatcACAGAGTACAGTAACATAAACATTCACAAATACACTAAATAGATAAGTAAAACAGACGGTCGCGAAAATGCACACTTATTTTGCCAACATTAAATTATCTTTGACGATAGAGATCATATTTTACtagcgtgtatgtgtgtgtgtatgtgtgtgatttTAAGAGATCATTTACTTCTAGAAAAAAATCAAccaataataaataatgtgaTGTATGTGTATTTGTACGTGTGTGTTCATGTACAGATATCTATTACTTACatagtaatagtagtagtagAATAGCTGAAATGTATTACTTGCATATTTCCACAACCCTGTATCCATAACACatactgtgtgtgcgtgtacatAGAACCTCAGCTACCGttgtatatattgtattgtATCGTATATTGTAttatcttatttattttgtatttcttgaCTTTACATTCTTGGTTTACTCTTTTTAttcttctgctatctgtacctgagctgtAGTAACGCACAAATTTCCCCGCCGTgtgatcaataaagtcttatctaaTCTCTCTTAAATAAACAAGAAGTAGCTTGTGTTATATAGCAATACAGATCGATAGGCTTTTTAGTTGATTTTTATCTCataaaatattaacattaaAGTGAATTACGCCTAAATATTTTTTCAGTCCTACTCTAAAAGATTCTCTTCTTTGTTAAAATCCTCTCTCGTACTATATTAAATATGCCTTAGCGTTTATGCATTTCCATTTATGCAGTTTACTGCAGTAATAAGacttttaatcacatttataGCGCTTGTGATTACATTTAAAGTGATTGGGTAAACCCGCAACACGTGACCGCCCTTCAGCAGCAGTTTCTCCGACAGCTGAGCAGCAGCTAAATGCGTCTTTTCACCTGTAACATCGATCCTTTTCAAGTCCTGTAAGACCGCGATTCTCAAAAAATGGGAGACAAGAAGAGTCCCACGAGGTAAAACTTTCACTAGTGTGTTTGAATTTAGACTTAAACGGACAATTCGTGAACGCAAAGCTCCGTGAATGGATGAAGCCGTTTTACTGAAGTGTTCATGGCGGCTGGCTGCTGGTTTAATACGGGGCAACTGCCTGTGTCAAGTGAAGACACGCTTTGCTTCACTGACTGCCTTCTGAGCAGAAACTACTTCCTCGAAGAGTTAATTTCCACCAGCGGTAACCTTAGTCGCACACGTAGTTTGTGAAATCACCATTCCCGCTGTAAAACTGCCGCTGtccctctgtttttgttttgtttctgtctgaAGGCCAAAGCGGCAATCCAAGCCCTCCCCCGACGATGGTTACTGGGACTGTAGCGTGTGCACATTCAGGAACAGCGCTGAGGCGTTCAAGTGCATGATGTGTGATGTCAGAAAAGGCACGTCAACTCGGTAAGAAAAACTGGACCTACCccagaactgctttaattacCCACAGCTGTGCGAAACTTCAGTCACGTAGTcgcttttcattctttctttcttttcttttttttcacatttgtgaTGTTGACGCATGACAACTTTATTTAGGAGTTTTTATTGGTAGCTGGGCTTACAACCTTggtatttctctttgttttgttttattacattCACTTGAATTATACTTTAATTTGTAATTGTAATATTGTGTCCACCTCATTCATAGTAGAGAGGACACACCAAATTTTAATTATCTCTCATAATGGTACAGCTCTACAGCCCTACTTAACCTTCCAAAATACTTAAATCATAATAAAGCCAACCACTCTCCAACCAGACCAGCATTTAGCACATTGTCAGACTATGTCATATACTATATAACATATAGTATAATATGACATATAATATGTCAATGTCATAGGCCCGTATGAGGAAGCAGGATTTCATTTTATCCAGGGGGGGTTGGGTTGCTTATGGTGCGAACCTAATCTACACCAGAGCATCTTAGGTTTTAGATTAGAGATCAACAGGTATGAAATCACCAACTATTGGCCAGTTCACTGTAAAAATTTTCCAATGGTGTCAAATGCCTTTGTGTTGTTCTCTTTATAAGTAAGAGTTCTTAGAGGTAacttggtttgtttgttttctgttgctgTCCCATAAGCCTTAATATACAATCCTAACACATAGCACCTATTTGTACTTCCTGACCTTCAGGAAGTTTGCATGTAGGCCTCTTTTAAAATACATGTGTATATTTATTCTTTACTTACTCTCAAACCGGCAAAGACCACTGAGGCTGCAGCaaagagaattttaaaaaatatagtaCTGTCTTGAAGATATATGTAATAAACGACTTGATTATTATCCATGAGAGTTTCCTGTGTCTTAATGATCGAGCTGTGATATTGATAAGTCTGTTAACTCACACAGCTGGCCGGCTTTCTTTATGAGCTTTAAATAGGCTAAATTTCATTAGCACCTTTTGTTCCAGTCTTTTTGACCAAAGCGTTTGAAATCATACCTATTGTGTCTGATAGTCTACAGTTATTTTCATCTCACATCGCTGATTTTATCAGGAGCAGCTGTATTGCACgtgtaatatttttttctaaaattataGTTTACTCTTCCTTTTGTATATCAACCACTCAGTTGCCAGTGCAATAATCAGTGTGACTGGCCAGATCACAATGCCAGCCTTTTCATGTGAGCGCACGTATACCTAGATCAGGAAACCTTGGACTAATTTAGCAAGTTGATAATCAGCTTCCTGTGACCACTTATCTTGATCACTATTGTAAGGGTAACTGACATTAGGTAACAGATGGATACCATGGGTATGTTGAACCCGCTTCATAGTACTTTCCAGTTTCTACACTGGGCATGTGTCTGCAGGTGTATACATAAAGCATAGGGTTTGTTCCTTGTAGGAAAGACTACAGAGGAAGAAAATTAATTGCAAGGTGAGACAGTAAATGTATTTGCTTGGACCAAGAGTCAGGTCGATCCATTACTGAAGGTTACATAGAAGTCTAAAGACATCATGGCAAATTTAGATTGAGAAAAACAAATGCCACAGTGTATTAGACTTGTAACAGGTGCATTTTTCACTGCCAAATGAAGCCATGGCAATTTGAAGAAGTACTCAGAGAACTGCAAAAAGTTTCTGAGCTTGGCTAAATTTTCTGACTAATAAAGCAGAGATTGAATTCTGTTGTGGGCGTGAACAGACAAGTCGTCATTCCTATTATACTTCTTAGAAGTCTACCTGATAGGGTGCAAGCCTATTTGGTGCATTGTAGTGAAAAGCCATGCCGACAAGTCTGCCCTATGACTAAAGGTTGGTTGGCAAATGCAGCCTCGTGCTCCCCATCAGAGCATTGAAATTTACCTAATTCAGAGGCAGGTGGATCCCAGCATACTCATGGTCAATAAAAGGTTCCATGTCATTGGATCCAGTGAGGTAGGGAGTGCGGTTGTCTGTGTCATTGtagtaaaactaaaacatgGCTGTACCATGAGAGCAACACTCTTTACACACGTTTTCCCAGCCAGTGTTGACTGAAAATGCtctttgtgtaaaaatgtaaaaatacattGCAGAGTTTATCTGAAATTAATATGAAACTGAATTCAATCACTGTCATTTATGTAATATTCTATCTTTATGGTCCAATGCTCCAGTTAAGCTTCAGTAGCTTAAGATTATGACTTTGAATGATACTATTTGCTTAGATATTATCAACTTGTGGAGCCCATTTTAACACACTGATGACAAGAGTTTAAcacaaatttgttttaattacCTAATACACACAGTTAAGCAGTGTAAACCTCTCACTCACCCGACTTAGTGGTTCAGTAATCTAaatattcagtttaattttatttatgtcgTACCAAATCACATCTACAGACACCTCAAAGCATAATAATAtcataaggtaaagaccctacaataatatagagaaaacccaacaatcaggcAATCCTTCaggagcaagcacttggcaacagtaggaagggaaaactcagttttaataggaagaaatcTGAGACAGAacaaggctcagggaggggcagacaTGTCCGTCGACAGGTTGGGGGtcaggggaggaagacaggacagtagtgacactgtggaagagaggcaGAGATTAATAATTGATATAActccaagttttgttttttttttggttttttttgttttgtttttttagaaaacCTCGGCCTGTTTCTCAGCTGGTTGCACAGCAAGTAAATCAGCAGTTTTCCCCACCAACACATCccaaaaaggagaagaaagaaaaatcagagaAAGACAAAAGTGATAAAGAACCTACACTGAAAAAGAAGGGC from the Oreochromis niloticus isolate F11D_XX linkage group LG7, O_niloticus_UMD_NMBU, whole genome shotgun sequence genome contains:
- the LOC100706913 gene encoding YY1-associated factor 2, whose translation is MGDKKSPTRPKRQSKPSPDDGYWDCSVCTFRNSAEAFKCMMCDVRKGTSTRKPRPVSQLVAQQVNQQFSPPTHPKKEKKEKSEKDKSDKEPTLKKKGYKKMRPRLKNIDRSSAQHLEVTVGDLTVIITDFKEKAKPTSTSVTTASTDQHNQSGSSSDNTERGVSRCSSPRGESSSVNGETH